The Archangium primigenium genomic interval TGGCGGGCGTGACGGCCGAGCCCGTGCTCACCGAGGCCATCCGCTGGCCCCGGGGCATTCCCCAGTACAACCGGGGCCATCTGGAGCGGCTGGCGGCCATCGACGCGGCGCTCACCCACCTGCCCGGCCTGACGCTCACGGGCAACGCCTACCGGGGCGTGGGCCTCACCGACTGCGTGCGCGACGCCACCGCGCGGGTGGACGCGCTGCTGCGCTGAGCCATGAACGAAGGCTCCCTCGTGCGCGCCACGCTCAAGGCGCTCTTCCTGCCCCGGCGGCTCCTGCCCATCGTGCTCGTGTGCGCGCCGATGGTGGCCGCCCAGGTGCGCTTCAGCGACGGCGAGCCCATGGCCGGGCCCCTGGGCCTGCTGCTGTGCGTGCTGTGCATCACCGTGGCCCCCGTGTCCTACCGCGTCCTCTTCCCCGAGGGCCTGGACCTGAGCCACGGCGGCATCCGCCTGGTGCTCTACGCCACCGTGGGCGCGGGCGTGGTGCTGACCGGCGGCGCCGCGCTGCCCCGGGTGCTCGATCTCGGGCCCACCTTCCTCACGGACCGCTACAGCCTGGCCGTCTGCGCGGGGCTCTTCCTCGTGGGCGGCTGGGGCCTGGGCCGGGACATCGGCTTCGAGGAGACGCTCGCCCGCGAGCGTGCCCGGGCCGCCCGGCTCGAGGTGGAGGCGGAGCAGGCGCAGCTGCTCGCCCTGCGCAGCCACCTGGATCCCCACTTCCTCTTCAACACCCTCAACGCCATCGCCGAGTGGTGCCAGACGGACGGCGCCGTGGCCGAGGCCGCCGTGCTGCGGCTGTCCTCCATGCTGCGCGGCGTGCTCGCCGGGGTGCGCGCCGCCACCTGGCCCCTGGAGCGCGAGCTGGAGCTGGTGCGCACCCTCTTCGAGCTGCACCTGCTGCGCGACCCGGACCTCTTCCAGCTGCACGTCGAGGTGGAGCCGGGCCTGGAGGCCTTTCCCGTGCCGCCGCTCGTGCTGCTGCCGCTCGCGGAGAACGCGGTGAAGCATGGGCCCGCCGCGGGACACCGGGGGCCCCTGCGGCTGTCCGTGCGCGCCCACGAGGACACGCTCGTCTTCAGCCTGGAGAATCCCGGGGCGTCCCAGGGCCCGCGCGCGGGCAGCAGCGGCCTGCCCACCGTGGAGCGCCGGCTCGCGCTCACCTACCCGGGCCAGGCCCGGCTGGTGCTGAGCAGTGACGCCGGGCGCACCCGCGTCACCGTCACCCTGCCCCGCGCGCGGCCCGCCGCGGGCCTCGTCACGTGAGCGGGGGCGCCGGGCTCACAGCCGGCGCCACGCATGGACGAGCTCGGGCAGCACGGCCAGCACGAGCACGTTGAGCCCGATGGACCAGGCCACCAGGCCCTTCCACCACCGCGCCTCCACGTGCCGGGTGCCCAGCGCCACGAGCACCCAGAGCACCGGCAGGAAGTCCAGGCTGAAGCGCTGCGCGTTCAGCTGCACCCAGCCGTTGTTGTAGTAGTGCAGCATGTGCAGGAGCGACAGGCCCACCATGCCCCACGCCGCCTGGCGCAGGAACCGCTCCGGCCGCGCCGCCAGCGCCACGAAGACGAAGGGGCTGGCCAGGGTGAGCGAGGTCCCCATGCCGTCAATGCCCAGCGGCGCCAGCTTCCGGGCCCCGCCGAACTCGAAGTGCGGCCCCTCCAGGAACATGTGGAAGAAGTTGAAGGGCACGTACGCGGGATGGAACAGCCCGTAGCGCGCCACGCGCTCGGCGAGGAACTCACTCAGGGGCATGCCCGCGTAGCCCGTGTCGAGCGGGTGGCCGAAGCGCACGGCGTTGAGCATCAGGTAGAGGCCCCCGCAGACGCCCACGAGCGCGAGCGCGAGCACCGCCTCGCGCGCCTGCCGCCGCCGGCCCGCCCCCGCGTGGCGCCACCACACCATCAGCGCGATGAAGGGCACCAGGTACACACAGAGCTGGCGGCACAGGAAGGCCAGCCCCGCCCACAGCCCCGCCCGCCAGCCTCGCGCCGGGCCCAGCGCCTCCTCCAAGGCCAGCAACGAGCACGTCACCGCCACCACGTGCGCGAAGAACCACACGGCCTCGCTCTGGACCACGCAGAACCAGAAGGCCGTGCCCGCCAGGAGCGCCGCCACCAGCCAGGGACGATCCGCCTCGGGGATGTCCAACCGCCGCAGCACGCGCCACGCGGCCCACGCCGTCAGGCCCGAGATGACCACGGCCAGGGCGCGGTAGGGCACGCGCTCGTGCCCCACGAGCGCCACCACCGGCAGCAGCACCACCGAGGGGAACGGCGGGAAGGCCACGTAGTAGCGCTCCCCGTACTGGCTCACGTCCTCCACCGGCCCGGGCACGTCCCAGCGCCCCTCCAGCCAGGACTGGGCCTGGAGGCCATAGAGGTTGGGCCCGGCGTAGTGCTTCAACTTCAGACTCAACCCGAGCGCGACCAGGGCCAGGGCGAGGAGCAACAGCGTGCGCGAGGAGGACGGAAGGGTCATGGGGCGGGCGGCGCGCTACTTACCACAGCCCTCGCCGCCCTCCGTGTCCCCATCCGCGCGGCTAGTAGTAGTACAGCGTGCCCAGATCCGCGGCGATGTCCGAGGAGTGGCTGAACACGAAGTAATCGTGCGTCGCCGGATCCCCGCCCCACAGCATGCCGCCGATGGGGTTGTGGGTGCCGTTCCAGGTGAAGACCGGCGAGCCGCTGTCGCCCGCGTCCACGCCGGCGTAGACGGTGTACTGGCACACGAAGTAGCGGCCCGAGCTGGCATCGCGCACCGTCGTGCAGGAATTGTCGAGCTGGCCATAGGTCCAGCCCGTGGTCTGTCCCACCTTCTCGAAGTACTGGCCCACCATCGGTGCGCTGGCGAAGGTGCGGGGGTAGATGAGCGAGGAGGTGTTCACCGTCGTGGTGCAGTGGGTCTGCGGCAGCGAGCAGTACCCCACCGGCTGGGCGACCGCCCCCAGCTCGAAGTTGGAGGAGTTCGCGTCCCCCGCGAAGGCCGAGTCACTGCGCCGGCAGAGCTGCCCGGACGGACAGCCCGGCACGCTCGAGGACGTCTGGAAGATGGGATCCAGGTACTCCGTGGCGAAGGCGAAGGGGCCCCCCTGGTAGAAGAGCGTGCCCTCCACGCCGCCGGAGGTGTTGGTGCAGTGCGAGTTCGTGATGAAGCCGAACCGGCCGACCGAGGCGCTGTACGCGGTGTAGCCCGCGGTGCAGGTGGTGTAGCTGAAGTTGCCATTGCGGATGGAGTAGCCGCCGGGCATGGGCCGCGTCTGGGTGCTCAGGGTCGCCATGGCCTCGAGCCGCCGCTGCCGGGTGACGTCCAGGGACTCGGCCGGCAGACCCAGCCGCGCCCAGTACTCCCGCACGTGCGCCTCGGCCTTCTCGGACAGCACGCCCACCGACACCCGGTTGGCGCGCTCGTTGGCGTCCAGGCTCTGCACGTCCTCGAGGTTCAGCACGTCCGTGGCGTAGTCGCGAATGCGCGCCAGCTCCGAGAAGCGGAAGCGCGCCGACTCCACCTGCGCGGGCGCCAGGCGCTGCTGCCGCTGGCCCGTGACGGAGTGGGAGCGCAGCTGGGCGACGGCCTCTCCGATGGACTGGGCCGTGAGCCGCTCGCCCCGGGGGGCATCCTCCGTCAACAGCACGTGCGCCGCGCCATCCTCGCCCAGGTAGAGCCCGCCCAGGTGCGGCATCAGCGTCTCCAACTGGAGCAGCGCCTCGTCCGTGTTGGGCGCGGTGGACAGCACGTGCAGCGCGCTGGCCACGGAGCGCTCGAGCGCCGCGCGATCCGGCACGGCGTCCGCGTTCGCGGCGGCGAGGGCGGGACTGGACATCAGAACGGCACACGACAGCCAGGACTGAGCGATTTTCATGGGGTTGCGGACAGCCTCTCGGGAGAAAAACCCGCCCCCTCTACCGCATGGACTTCACGCGGAGATATGAACTGGTTCACACCCGCGCGGGGGGCTGGGCGGCTCGTTTGACCTCCAGGGGACACTCCCGCGCGGCGGGATGGAGCAGGGCGCACGTGCTCGTTACGTTCGGCCCTTTGGCCCACGCCCATGCCCGACCAGCGCTCCGACATCGCCCTGTTGATCATCGACGTCCTCAATGATCTGGAGTTCCCCGGAGGTGAACGCGTGTTGCCCTGGGCCCTGCGCATGACCGAGCGGCTGGGGCCGTTCGCCGAGCAGATGCGCAAGGCCAACGTGCCGGTCATCTACGTCAACGACAACTTCGACCAGTGGCACAGCGACTTCGCCGAGCTCTACCGGTATTGCACGCGCAAGGACGCCCGGGGACGCGCCGTGGCGCGCGCCCTCAAGCCCGCGCCCGACGACTACTTCATCCTCAAGCCCAAGCACTCGGCCTTCTTCGCCACGTCGCTCGTGCCGTTGCTGGAGCACCTCGGAACGAAGCGGCTGCTCATGGCGGGCCTGGCGACGAACCTGTGCGTGTTCTTCAGCGCCCATGACGCGCACATGCACGAGTACAAGATCACCGTGCTCAGCGACTGCTGCGCCGCGGAGAGCGACACCGACCACGACATGGCCCTGCAGCAACTCCAGCGCTTCCTGCACGTGCGCGTGCAGCGCAGCGACGAGGTGAAGGTGGGCGCGTCGTCCCGGCGCAAGCGGACCGCCCGCAAGACGCCCGAATCCCAGAAGTGAAGCCCTGTCCCTGGACTCCCATGCACCTGCGCCGCGCCCTCGCCACCACCACGACCCTGCTGCTGTTGTCCTCCTGCACCGCCGAGCCGGTGACCCCGCCCGGGACGAACATCCCCGACGTGGACATGTCGGGAGACCGCGTCCCGACGGCCCAGGGCGACATCGTCATCCACCCCATCAACCACGCCACGCTCGCGCTCGGGTGGATGGGCAAGACGCACTACGTCGATCCGGTGGGAGACGCCGCGCGCTTCGAGGGCCTGCCCGCCGCGGACGTCATCCTCTTGACCGACCTCCACGCGGACCACCTGAGCGTGGAGCGGTTGAGCGCGCTGGTGACGCCGGACACGGTCATCGTCGCGCCCCAGGCCGTGTACACGCAGCTGCCGGCCGCGCTCCAGGCCGTCACGCGGGTGCTCGCCAACGGGGAGACCACGAGCGTGGCGGGCCTGCGCGTCGAGGCGGTGCCCATGTACAACCTCACGCCCGAGCGCCTGGGCTACCACGAGAAGGGCCGGGGCAACGGCTACGTGCTCTCGGACACGCAGCGGCGCGTCTACATCGCCGGCGACACCGAGGACACGCCCGAGATGCGCGCGCTGCGCGACATCGACGTGGCCTTCGTGCCGATGAACCTGCCCTACACCATGACGGTGCAGCAGGCGGCGGACGCGGTGCGCGCGTTCACGCCCGGCATCGTCTACCCGTACCACTCGCGCGGCAGCGACCTGAACGAGTTCAAGCGCCTGGTGGGCCCGGACGGGGCCATCGAGGTGCGCCTGCGCGCGTGGTACTGAGCGCGCCCGTCAGCCCTCCACCGGCTCGCAGCGCACGGACACCTCCAGGCGCTCGCGGCCACCGCCCAGGTAGATGGTGCCCGCGGTGGGCGTGGTGTCCGTGTACTGACGGCCCACCGCCACCCGCACGTGGTCCGTCTGGGTGAGGATGCCGTTGGTGGGATCGAAGCCCTTCCAGCCCACCTCGGGCAGATACACCTGGACCCAGGCGTGCGAGGCCTCGGCCTGCGCCTGGTTGGCGTGCTTGGGGCCCGTGTAGATGTAGCCGCAGGTGTAGCGCGCGGGCACGCCCAAGAGGCGCGCCAGGCAGATGAAGACGTTGGCGAAGTCCTGACACACGCCCTGGCGCTCCGAATACACGTCGAAGGGCGTGGTGCTCAGCGTGGTGGAGCCCTGGACGTAGCGGTACTCCTTGTAGATGCTGAAGTTCATGTCCAGCAGCGTGTCGAGCAGGTCGAAGTCGTTGCGGCGCGCGAAGCTCATCGCGTACTCGACCAGCTCGTCCAACTGGGTGTCCGGCAGCTCCGGCGGCAGCAGGTAGGGCTGGAGCATGTTGCGCTGCCAGGGCATCCACACGAGCGGCAGCGTGGAGCGCTCGCGCAGCGGGCGGTAGCCGAGCGGATCCGTGTCCCGCAGCTCCACGCGCGAGCGGCCCTCGATGACGAGCTCCGTGTAGGGCGACTCCACGAGCACCTTGCGCACGCGGTTGCCGAAGACGTCCTCGTAGTCGGCCCGCGTGACGCCCGAGGACATGCTCACCTCGTGGGACAGCAGGGACTGGAGCCGGTCGTGGAACGGGGTGAGCCGCAGCTTGTGCGCGCTGCGCTCCACGGGCTGGTCGTAGCGGTAGACGGTGCGGTGGACCACGTCCATGACGCGCACCGGGGCCACCGGCGGACGGCGCAGGCGCTTGCGGGCCTCGAACTCGGTGACGGCGGAGGACGGGGGCGCGCCCGCCTCCTGGCTCCAGGAGGGCAGCACCTCGGCGCGCAAGGCGCCCTGGCGGATGAGCAGCAGCGCGCCCGGGGAGATCTGCTTCCAGTGGGCGGGCACCTCGGTGCGCGAGGTCAGGGGATCCGTGCTGACGATGAAGCCCTTGCGGCTCTTGGCGCCGCGCTTGGTGAGGTCCAGCTCCAGGTCCTCGTCGCCGAGGATGAGCCGCTCATAGGGCGGCGCGAGCTGCCACAGCCAGCACCTGGTGGCGCCGGTGCGGTCCGCGTAGACGCACAGGTCCTGCCCGTCCGAGATGACGAGCGTGATGGGCCCCAGGCCATTCATCTCCTCGAGCCAGCCGCGCAGCTGCGCCGGATCCGCGTCCCCGAGGCTGTGCCAGCCCTGCTCGCGCATCCAGTCGAGCAGCCGGCAGAACAGGGCCTCCGAGTCGGTGGAGCCCACGGGCTCGAAGGTGGCGCCCGGCGGAATGGGCAGACGCTGCTCGAGGCTGCCGCTGTGCGCGAGCAGCCAGTCGCGACCCCACGCGCTGCGACAGAAGGGCTGGGTGTTGGCCTCGGTGATGGGCCCCCAGGTGGCGGTCCGCAGGTGCAGCAGGAAGATGGAGGACTCCAGCGGATCCCACGTCCTCACCAGCTCGCTGCGGGTGCTGCCCGGGTGGGGGCCGGCCTCCTTGAGCAGCGCGGCGGCGAACTCGCCCCCCGGGTAGTAGCCCACGCCCCAGCCATCGGGCGGCTTGCGGCCCGGGGACAGGCAGCGCAGGTCGAGGCTGGGGGCGAGCTCTCCTTCGAAGGACAGCGCGAGCAGGTTGAGCATGTGGCCCGCGAATCTACCCAGCCATCACCTGCGTTCCCAGTGCGACGGGGGCCTCGGGGGGCTTGCGGCCGAAATACTCCTCGGAGATGAGGGCGCACAGGTCCGCCGTCCCCTCCACCATCCGGGTGAGCAGGGCATGCACCGTGGCATCCGGGCTCGCGAGCGCCTGCGGGCGCAGCTCGGCGAGCAGGGGCAGGGACAGGGCCAGCGTCCGCCTGCCTGGCAGCTGGGGCTCGGCGTCCGGCGGGCACAGGCGCACCAGGTAGCGGTACGCCGAGTCGAGGCAGTAGTGGACCGAGCGGGGAAAGCGCGACTCGAACAGGAGGAAGGACGCCACGGCGTCCCCCGTCACCCGGCCCGAGTGGGTCTTCATGAAGGGCTCGAAGCCGGAGCAGGCACGCAGGAGGGACAGCCACAGCGCCGTCTCCACCACCGGGTGGCCCGGACGCATGCCGGAGAAGACGTGGTGGTGCACGTCCAAGAGGCGCGCCGTCTGGCCCACGCGCTCGAGCATCACCCCGAGCCAGATGAAGTCCAGGGGCGTGTCGTGGAGCATGGTGCTGCGAAACAGGCCCAGGCACAGCTGCACCATGCGGCGGATGTGCTGGAAGAAGCCGTAGCGCGAGTGCTCGAA includes:
- a CDS encoding sensor histidine kinase: MNEGSLVRATLKALFLPRRLLPIVLVCAPMVAAQVRFSDGEPMAGPLGLLLCVLCITVAPVSYRVLFPEGLDLSHGGIRLVLYATVGAGVVLTGGAALPRVLDLGPTFLTDRYSLAVCAGLFLVGGWGLGRDIGFEETLARERARAARLEVEAEQAQLLALRSHLDPHFLFNTLNAIAEWCQTDGAVAEAAVLRLSSMLRGVLAGVRAATWPLERELELVRTLFELHLLRDPDLFQLHVEVEPGLEAFPVPPLVLLPLAENAVKHGPAAGHRGPLRLSVRAHEDTLVFSLENPGASQGPRAGSSGLPTVERRLALTYPGQARLVLSSDAGRTRVTVTLPRARPAAGLVT
- a CDS encoding glycosyltransferase family 39 protein, producing MTLPSSSRTLLLLALALVALGLSLKLKHYAGPNLYGLQAQSWLEGRWDVPGPVEDVSQYGERYYVAFPPFPSVVLLPVVALVGHERVPYRALAVVISGLTAWAAWRVLRRLDIPEADRPWLVAALLAGTAFWFCVVQSEAVWFFAHVVAVTCSLLALEEALGPARGWRAGLWAGLAFLCRQLCVYLVPFIALMVWWRHAGAGRRRQAREAVLALALVGVCGGLYLMLNAVRFGHPLDTGYAGMPLSEFLAERVARYGLFHPAYVPFNFFHMFLEGPHFEFGGARKLAPLGIDGMGTSLTLASPFVFVALAARPERFLRQAAWGMVGLSLLHMLHYYNNGWVQLNAQRFSLDFLPVLWVLVALGTRHVEARWWKGLVAWSIGLNVLVLAVLPELVHAWRRL
- a CDS encoding cysteine hydrolase family protein, yielding MPDQRSDIALLIIDVLNDLEFPGGERVLPWALRMTERLGPFAEQMRKANVPVIYVNDNFDQWHSDFAELYRYCTRKDARGRAVARALKPAPDDYFILKPKHSAFFATSLVPLLEHLGTKRLLMAGLATNLCVFFSAHDAHMHEYKITVLSDCCAAESDTDHDMALQQLQRFLHVRVQRSDEVKVGASSRRKRTARKTPESQK
- a CDS encoding MBL fold metallo-hydrolase, yielding MHLRRALATTTTLLLLSSCTAEPVTPPGTNIPDVDMSGDRVPTAQGDIVIHPINHATLALGWMGKTHYVDPVGDAARFEGLPAADVILLTDLHADHLSVERLSALVTPDTVIVAPQAVYTQLPAALQAVTRVLANGETTSVAGLRVEAVPMYNLTPERLGYHEKGRGNGYVLSDTQRRVYIAGDTEDTPEMRALRDIDVAFVPMNLPYTMTVQQAADAVRAFTPGIVYPYHSRGSDLNEFKRLVGPDGAIEVRLRAWY
- a CDS encoding class II glutamine amidotransferase; the protein is MLNLLALSFEGELAPSLDLRCLSPGRKPPDGWGVGYYPGGEFAAALLKEAGPHPGSTRSELVRTWDPLESSIFLLHLRTATWGPITEANTQPFCRSAWGRDWLLAHSGSLEQRLPIPPGATFEPVGSTDSEALFCRLLDWMREQGWHSLGDADPAQLRGWLEEMNGLGPITLVISDGQDLCVYADRTGATRCWLWQLAPPYERLILGDEDLELDLTKRGAKSRKGFIVSTDPLTSRTEVPAHWKQISPGALLLIRQGALRAEVLPSWSQEAGAPPSSAVTEFEARKRLRRPPVAPVRVMDVVHRTVYRYDQPVERSAHKLRLTPFHDRLQSLLSHEVSMSSGVTRADYEDVFGNRVRKVLVESPYTELVIEGRSRVELRDTDPLGYRPLRERSTLPLVWMPWQRNMLQPYLLPPELPDTQLDELVEYAMSFARRNDFDLLDTLLDMNFSIYKEYRYVQGSTTLSTTPFDVYSERQGVCQDFANVFICLARLLGVPARYTCGYIYTGPKHANQAQAEASHAWVQVYLPEVGWKGFDPTNGILTQTDHVRVAVGRQYTDTTPTAGTIYLGGGRERLEVSVRCEPVEG
- a CDS encoding alpha-E domain-containing protein: MIARIAENCFWLGRYLERAESTARVLQMTGQLALDAELGAEQLWTPVVVVFGEHPAFTARYGAEREADAEDVQRFMTWEESNTSSLFNTLSAAREAARTIREVVSKECWEVTNELYLWLLGDAGREEFEHSRYGFFQHIRRMVQLCLGLFRSTMLHDTPLDFIWLGVMLERVGQTARLLDVHHHVFSGMRPGHPVVETALWLSLLRACSGFEPFMKTHSGRVTGDAVASFLLFESRFPRSVHYCLDSAYRYLVRLCPPDAEPQLPGRRTLALSLPLLAELRPQALASPDATVHALLTRMVEGTADLCALISEEYFGRKPPEAPVALGTQVMAG